A DNA window from Flavisolibacter ginsenosidimutans contains the following coding sequences:
- a CDS encoding DUF3826 domain-containing protein, with protein MKVVFVAFAVFFTSLNLRAQDAAAPADKEAAYTKAITARAEKIVATLKLADEKKIARVNALVTDEYKNLNDVYSTRDEELKAAKETLTDKEALNKKRQEIEDATAPKIQRVHDAFIKKLSAELTPDQITKIKDGLTYNILPITYKAFLEMIPSLKPAEKTQIMTWLVEAREHAMDAESSEKKHAWFGKYKGRINNYLSAQGYDLQKEREGWQARIAASQSNKSN; from the coding sequence ATGAAAGTTGTCTTCGTTGCTTTTGCTGTTTTCTTTACCTCTCTTAACCTTCGGGCACAGGATGCCGCGGCGCCAGCCGATAAAGAAGCGGCTTATACAAAAGCCATCACTGCAAGAGCCGAGAAAATTGTGGCTACGCTAAAGCTTGCTGATGAAAAAAAGATTGCCAGGGTGAATGCGCTGGTAACGGACGAATACAAAAATCTCAACGACGTTTATTCCACCCGCGATGAAGAATTGAAAGCGGCGAAAGAAACGCTTACCGACAAAGAAGCACTGAACAAAAAACGCCAGGAAATTGAAGACGCAACGGCACCGAAGATTCAACGGGTTCACGATGCTTTTATCAAAAAACTTTCAGCAGAACTTACACCGGACCAAATTACCAAGATAAAAGACGGATTAACGTACAACATCTTACCCATCACATACAAGGCCTTTCTGGAAATGATTCCCAGCCTCAAGCCTGCCGAGAAAACACAAATCATGACTTGGCTGGTAGAAGCAAGGGAACACGCCATGGATGCGGAATCATCGGAGAAAAAACATGCTTGGTTTGGAAAGTACAAAGGAAGGATCAACAACTATTTGTCTGCGCAAGGTTACGACTTGCAAAAAGAGAGAGAAGGCTGGCAGGCACGAATTGCTGCATCGCAATCAAACAAATCAAACTAA
- a CDS encoding pectate lyase family protein: MKKTLIIVACSGLFALSNTVHAQYPDVPGNVKAWSDSLMKAAEKHSDEAWLKAWPAIDAEARAGKPYIPWASRPDELPQSNIAAFPGAEGGGKYTFGGRGGKVYVVTNLNDDGPGSFRWACEQGGARVVVFNVAGIIRLKTPLIIRAPYITIAGQSAPGDGVCIAGETVWVNTHDVIIRYMRFRRGETNVGRRDDAIGGNPIGNIMIDHVSASWGLDENMSMYRHMYNDSTGKIEDKFGTVNITIQNSIFSESLDTWNHAFGSTLGGENCSFMRNLWADNTGRNPSVGWNGIFNFVNNVVFNWVHRSIDGGDYRAQFNIINNYFKPGPATPKDNNVGHRILKPEAGRSKLKYLVFGRCYVNGNIMEGYPEITKDNWAGGVQVEELPNTDKYTPYMKVAKPLPMRQLTILPTKEAHDYVLANAGATLPKRDAVDQRITEQVRSGKITTVANITLPTTQFKHRRLPIDSYKIGIITDPSQVGGYPEYKGTPYKDSDGDGMPDDYEIKNGLNPKNPADASAYGKSGYTNIEEYLNGLAGKETLPAKSTALSK, encoded by the coding sequence ATGAAGAAAACCTTAATCATCGTTGCGTGTTCGGGCTTGTTTGCCCTCTCGAATACGGTGCATGCCCAATATCCCGATGTTCCCGGCAACGTTAAGGCGTGGTCAGACTCGCTCATGAAGGCAGCAGAAAAGCATTCCGATGAAGCCTGGCTAAAAGCCTGGCCAGCCATTGATGCAGAAGCAAGAGCGGGTAAACCTTACATACCGTGGGCTTCCCGCCCCGATGAATTGCCGCAATCGAATATTGCAGCCTTTCCCGGTGCAGAAGGTGGCGGTAAATACACTTTCGGCGGAAGAGGCGGTAAAGTTTATGTTGTTACGAATCTGAACGATGATGGTCCGGGAAGTTTTCGTTGGGCTTGTGAGCAAGGCGGCGCAAGGGTTGTGGTATTTAACGTAGCAGGAATTATCCGGTTGAAAACGCCGCTCATTATTCGTGCACCTTATATCACGATTGCGGGACAAAGTGCTCCCGGTGACGGCGTGTGCATTGCCGGTGAAACCGTTTGGGTAAATACGCATGATGTGATCATTCGTTACATGCGTTTCCGCAGGGGCGAAACCAATGTGGGTAGAAGAGATGATGCCATTGGCGGCAATCCCATTGGTAACATTATGATTGATCACGTTTCGGCGAGCTGGGGATTGGACGAAAACATGAGCATGTACCGACACATGTACAACGACAGCACGGGCAAGATTGAAGACAAATTTGGAACGGTAAACATTACCATTCAGAACTCTATCTTCTCCGAATCATTGGACACATGGAACCACGCTTTTGGTTCAACACTGGGTGGCGAGAATTGCTCCTTCATGCGCAACCTGTGGGCCGATAACACAGGCCGTAATCCATCAGTGGGTTGGAACGGCATCTTCAACTTTGTCAACAACGTTGTGTTTAACTGGGTACATCGCTCCATTGACGGCGGAGATTACAGGGCGCAGTTCAACATCATCAACAATTATTTCAAACCCGGTCCTGCAACACCAAAAGACAACAACGTTGGTCACCGCATCTTAAAGCCTGAAGCGGGCCGTAGCAAATTGAAATATCTGGTGTTCGGACGTTGCTATGTGAACGGCAACATTATGGAAGGCTATCCTGAAATCACCAAGGACAATTGGGCCGGCGGTGTGCAGGTAGAGGAATTGCCCAACACCGACAAATACACGCCCTACATGAAGGTGGCCAAGCCTTTACCGATGCGGCAGCTTACAATTCTTCCTACAAAAGAAGCACACGACTACGTGCTGGCTAACGCCGGTGCTACGCTTCCAAAAAGAGATGCCGTTGACCAACGCATTACGGAGCAGGTTCGTAGCGGAAAAATTACAACTGTTGCGAACATAACCTTGCCGACAACGCAATTCAAGCATCGCCGTCTGCCGATTGATTCATACAAGATTGGCATCATCACCGATCCTTCGCAAGTGGGCGGTTATCCTGAATACAAAGGCACACCGTACAAAGATTCTGATGGCGACGGAATGCCCGATGATTATGAAATCAAGAATGGATTGAATCCAAAAAATCCGGCCGATGCTTCGGCTTATGGAAAGAGCGGCTACACCAACATTGAAGAATACTTAAACGGGCTTGCGGGCAAAGAAACCTTGCCTGCTAAATCAACGGCCCTAAGCAAATAA
- a CDS encoding polysaccharide lyase gives MQKVKERSDAMWAKVLPIVQKEEKEGKPFVPWAAKPSDLPQAKIAAFPGAEGGGKYTFGGRGGKVYVVTNLNDDGPGSFRWACEQGGARTIVFNVAGIIHLKSPVSIRAPYITIEGQSAPGDGVCIAGESVWIDTHDVIIRFMRFRRGETEVTRRDDALGGNPVGNIIIDHVSASWGLDENMSIYRHVYDRGGTKQEKLPTVNVTIQNSIFSECLDAYNHAFGSTIGGLNSTFMRNLWANNISRNPSVGMYGDFGFVNNVVFNWWNRSADGGDNNSLFNFINNYYKPGPITPKDKPIAFRILKPEAGRDPEHKSVYGKAYVNGNIVEGFDKVTADNWAGGVQVGDNNPDAGEYASAIRVDKPFPMSPVTMMTAQQSYAYVLDNAGATLPKRDAVDQRVVGDVRTGKITYTEGGLTDLGKKYIKRRLPSDSYKQGIISHPSQVGGYPEYKGQPYKDSDNDGIPDSWEKAHGLNPNNASDASVYTKSGYTNIEEYLNSLVNLKVVVPVASVATKASATTSR, from the coding sequence ATGCAAAAAGTAAAGGAACGTTCCGATGCGATGTGGGCGAAAGTTTTGCCTATCGTGCAGAAAGAAGAGAAAGAAGGGAAGCCTTTTGTACCGTGGGCCGCAAAACCTTCCGATCTGCCGCAGGCGAAGATTGCTGCCTTTCCCGGTGCAGAAGGCGGCGGTAAATACACTTTCGGCGGAAGAGGCGGTAAAGTTTATGTTGTTACGAATCTGAACGATGATGGTCCGGGAAGTTTTCGTTGGGCTTGCGAGCAAGGCGGTGCAAGAACGATTGTGTTCAACGTTGCGGGCATCATTCATTTGAAATCGCCGGTAAGCATTCGTGCACCGTACATCACCATCGAAGGACAAAGCGCTCCCGGTGACGGTGTGTGCATCGCGGGTGAATCGGTTTGGATTGATACGCATGACGTCATCATTCGCTTTATGCGTTTTCGTCGCGGCGAAACAGAAGTAACGCGTCGCGATGATGCATTGGGAGGAAATCCTGTTGGAAACATTATCATTGATCACGTTTCTGCAAGCTGGGGTCTTGATGAGAACATGAGCATCTATCGTCACGTCTATGACCGTGGCGGAACAAAACAAGAGAAACTTCCAACGGTAAACGTTACGATTCAAAATTCCATTTTCTCGGAATGTTTGGACGCATACAACCACGCATTCGGCAGCACCATCGGCGGTTTGAACAGCACCTTCATGCGCAACCTTTGGGCCAACAACATCAGCCGCAATCCTTCTGTTGGCATGTACGGCGATTTTGGTTTCGTGAACAACGTTGTGTTCAATTGGTGGAACCGCAGCGCTGATGGCGGCGACAACAATTCGCTTTTCAATTTCATCAACAATTATTACAAGCCTGGCCCGATAACACCAAAAGACAAACCAATTGCTTTTCGCATTCTGAAACCGGAAGCGGGCCGCGACCCTGAACACAAATCGGTTTATGGCAAGGCCTACGTGAACGGAAACATCGTTGAAGGCTTTGACAAAGTAACCGCTGACAACTGGGCCGGCGGTGTGCAAGTCGGCGACAACAATCCCGACGCCGGTGAATACGCTTCGGCTATTCGTGTTGACAAACCGTTTCCTATGTCGCCAGTAACCATGATGACGGCGCAGCAATCGTATGCATACGTGTTGGATAATGCGGGTGCAACGCTGCCTAAACGCGATGCTGTTGATCAACGTGTAGTTGGCGATGTAAGAACAGGAAAGATCACCTATACTGAAGGTGGGCTTACTGATCTTGGTAAGAAATACATCAAGCGCCGTTTGCCTTCCGATTCGTACAAGCAAGGCATCATTTCGCATCCAAGCCAGGTCGGTGGTTATCCCGAATACAAAGGCCAGCCTTATAAAGATTCAGACAACGATGGCATTCCTGATTCATGGGAAAAAGCACACGGTTTGAATCCGAATAACGCAAGCGATGCATCAGTTTATACAAAGAGCGGATACACCAACATTGAAGAATACTTAAACAGCCTGGTGAACCTGAAAGTCGTGGTGCCCGTAGCTTCTGTTGCAACAAAAGCATCTGCAACCACCAGCCGTTAA
- a CDS encoding SusC/RagA family TonB-linked outer membrane protein yields the protein MYVALTRRLFVFLLVMTSCLASWAQSKTITGTVRGDNNEPLAGVSVTIKGTNKTTTTNEKGEFSLVAAPESVLRFTSIGYTYQEVMVGNRSAVGITLTSDNKQLEDVVVVGYGAVKKPHLTGNVATIDPKKLEDMTFGSLSEALRGQVVGVSVAGGFQRPGQPATVSIHSPVFFSKDGGSKDPLYVIDDIIRTKNDFDLLDVTEIESITVLKDAAAGIYGILGSNGAIVVKTKRGRAGAPSISYNGSVGIGQVPSLPKMMNAYQQAVYLNDYLSGSKNYDTTGFASNTSWYTPDELEYYRTHNYDWLSNALQTSMETRHAINVSGGSDRATYFAGITYSSQNSNFDGLGYKRYSFRSSSDIKLTTGLKLGLGLSGNLSDLKNTFNKQGNESLDNDWKTLIGESPMNTPFINGLPILIPGAGTSSNINTYHYYAVHQLNNYTSSYNNSLNFQGQLSYEVPFIKGLKASVNYNKNISNSWGKQYGTKYQVYDFNKLGTHSHILGDSVIKAYTWSNGDRVRLNPTITNNYQLTTTVNYDHTFGKHQIGLLFGYEQAESSSDGVAGSIDGVVVGGLDNQNFATGTSTNPDGSSNETISEAGRMAYFGRLDYSFANKYILQAQFRADASQNFAPENRWGYFPSFSAGWVISEEKFFDRLSHTVNFLKLRGSVGFMGIDNTKSYQWLRSYAIQTGKAAVYGGNNDRALAAVMNVDLANRAVHWDSQNKYNIGLDAKFLRNRLSLSADYYINKSFNMLSNLTSAPSILIGTPLPSENFGAANVFGYEATATWRDNIGKDFTYYLTTNFWWNDNKVIVTDVAKGDVGTFKDPTGKSQDMGFYGYKYLGMFRNQADIDAYVGKYGITNMLGYTPTKLQPGMLYFADIRGKQDPATGKYAGPDGIIDANDQDFLNKHASNHYSLGLNYGVTFKSLSLNVISGLSWGGVDAVESAARKFGNVYSNRPAFWADHYSPDNLNAAYPNPFFTSTYDVASDFWWRSSFSFRITAFNLAYTLPRDFVKKAGFNNVKVYVTGTNPVNFFNPYDYKDNANGSYDVFPQLRTFTFGLNVNL from the coding sequence ATGTACGTTGCACTAACGAGACGCTTGTTCGTCTTTCTGCTTGTGATGACAAGTTGCCTGGCTTCCTGGGCACAGTCCAAAACCATTACCGGTACGGTTCGTGGCGACAACAACGAGCCGCTTGCCGGTGTTTCAGTAACCATCAAAGGAACCAACAAGACAACTACAACCAACGAAAAAGGTGAGTTCAGCCTTGTGGCAGCGCCTGAATCAGTGCTCCGCTTTACTTCCATTGGCTACACTTACCAGGAAGTAATGGTGGGAAACAGGAGCGCTGTTGGTATAACGCTTACGAGCGATAACAAGCAACTTGAAGACGTTGTGGTAGTGGGTTACGGGGCTGTGAAAAAGCCGCACCTGACGGGCAATGTAGCTACCATTGATCCCAAAAAACTTGAAGACATGACCTTTGGCAGCTTATCAGAAGCGCTCAGGGGTCAAGTAGTTGGCGTGAGCGTAGCCGGCGGTTTCCAACGCCCTGGACAGCCTGCTACAGTTTCTATTCATAGTCCTGTATTTTTTTCAAAGGACGGTGGTTCCAAAGATCCGCTTTATGTTATTGATGACATCATCAGAACGAAAAACGATTTTGATTTGCTCGACGTAACAGAGATCGAGAGCATCACGGTATTGAAAGACGCTGCAGCCGGCATTTACGGCATCCTCGGCAGCAACGGCGCCATTGTTGTAAAAACAAAACGGGGTCGCGCCGGAGCTCCATCCATTTCCTACAACGGTTCGGTGGGCATTGGACAAGTGCCTTCTCTTCCTAAAATGATGAATGCTTACCAACAAGCCGTTTACCTGAACGATTATTTGTCGGGCTCGAAAAACTACGATACAACGGGTTTTGCCTCCAACACATCTTGGTACACACCCGACGAACTGGAATATTACAGGACGCACAATTACGATTGGCTTTCCAACGCTTTGCAAACCTCGATGGAGACCCGCCATGCAATCAACGTTTCCGGCGGTTCTGACCGGGCAACTTATTTCGCCGGCATTACTTATTCTTCACAAAACAGCAACTTCGATGGTCTTGGTTACAAGCGGTATTCCTTCCGGTCGAGTAGCGACATTAAATTGACAACGGGCCTGAAGCTTGGCTTGGGCTTAAGCGGAAACTTGTCTGACCTGAAAAATACTTTTAACAAACAGGGTAACGAGAGCTTGGACAATGACTGGAAAACCCTGATTGGTGAATCACCGATGAACACGCCGTTTATCAACGGCCTACCCATTTTAATTCCGGGTGCGGGAACAAGCTCCAACATCAATACTTACCATTATTACGCGGTGCATCAGTTGAACAACTACACCAGTTCGTACAACAACTCGTTGAATTTTCAGGGACAACTTAGCTATGAAGTTCCTTTCATTAAAGGATTAAAAGCTTCGGTTAATTACAACAAGAACATCAGCAATTCCTGGGGCAAGCAATACGGTACGAAATACCAAGTGTATGACTTCAACAAACTCGGTACGCACAGCCACATTCTCGGAGACTCTGTGATTAAAGCCTACACTTGGAGCAACGGTGACAGAGTACGCTTGAATCCAACCATAACCAACAACTATCAATTAACCACGACCGTTAATTACGATCACACATTTGGCAAGCATCAGATTGGTTTGTTGTTTGGTTACGAACAAGCGGAATCGTCTTCTGACGGCGTTGCCGGTTCGATTGACGGTGTTGTTGTGGGCGGTTTGGATAACCAAAACTTTGCAACCGGTACCTCTACCAACCCGGATGGTTCTTCAAACGAAACAATTTCGGAAGCAGGCCGTATGGCCTACTTCGGCCGGCTTGATTACAGTTTTGCTAACAAGTACATTTTGCAGGCACAGTTCCGCGCCGATGCCAGCCAAAACTTTGCACCAGAAAACAGATGGGGTTACTTCCCTTCATTTTCGGCCGGTTGGGTGATCTCTGAAGAAAAATTCTTTGACCGGCTTAGCCACACGGTCAACTTCCTTAAACTTAGAGGTTCGGTAGGCTTCATGGGAATTGACAATACGAAATCATATCAATGGCTGAGAAGCTATGCCATTCAGACCGGTAAAGCGGCCGTTTACGGCGGCAACAACGACCGTGCGCTGGCAGCAGTAATGAACGTGGATTTAGCCAACAGGGCTGTGCATTGGGACAGTCAAAACAAATACAACATTGGTTTGGATGCAAAATTCCTGCGCAACCGGTTGTCTCTTTCGGCTGATTACTACATCAACAAGTCGTTCAACATGCTGTCGAACCTGACTTCGGCGCCGTCTATCCTGATCGGTACGCCGCTTCCATCTGAAAACTTCGGTGCAGCAAACGTGTTCGGTTACGAAGCAACGGCTACTTGGAGAGATAATATCGGTAAAGACTTCACGTATTACCTGACCACTAATTTCTGGTGGAACGACAACAAAGTGATTGTTACGGATGTGGCAAAAGGTGATGTAGGTACGTTTAAAGATCCGACCGGCAAATCGCAAGACATGGGCTTTTACGGGTACAAATACCTCGGCATGTTCCGCAACCAGGCCGACATTGACGCCTATGTAGGAAAATACGGCATCACCAACATGCTTGGCTATACGCCGACGAAATTGCAACCCGGCATGTTGTACTTTGCCGATATCAGGGGAAAGCAAGATCCTGCCACGGGTAAATATGCTGGCCCTGACGGCATCATTGATGCAAACGACCAGGACTTTTTAAACAAGCATGCTTCTAACCATTACAGTCTGGGCTTAAACTACGGCGTTACGTTTAAATCGTTAAGCTTAAACGTTATCTCCGGACTTAGCTGGGGTGGTGTTGATGCCGTAGAAAGCGCTGCACGGAAATTCGGCAACGTTTATTCCAACCGTCCTGCTTTTTGGGCTGATCATTATTCTCCAGATAATCTGAACGCGGCATATCCCAATCCTTTCTTTACAAGTACATACGATGTCGCCTCTGATTTCTGGTGGAGAAGCTCTTTCTCTTTCCGTATAACAGCCTTTAATCTCGCTTACACGCTGCCAAGAGATTTTGTAAAGAAAGCGGGTTTCAACAACGTAAAAGTGTACGTAACAGGAACAAACCCGGTCAACTTCTTTAACCCCTACGATTACAAGGATAACGCAAACGGTTCTTACGACGTGTTCCCGCAATTAAGAACCTTCACTTTTGGCTTAAACGTTAACCTCTAA
- a CDS encoding RagB/SusD family nutrient uptake outer membrane protein, whose translation MKNLKLYTAAIGLFGLAACSKVLDKTNLSNLQPDLVFKDSTLVQLNMDNLYDNNLPLWGGQNTGSSLSGVQPQLSEESSGSSKFMDGTMSYGTDEPKDYGTSLNTNNTQPSNNWGKIRQVNTFIKSIQESPLPDYTRRKFLAQALFFRAFRYWDIVRIYGGVPLVLTPLDGVGNDARDAALLPRNKTSECFAQMVKDLDYAIANLPGKWTGSDWGKITSGAAAAFKGRVLLYWASPMFNPSDIASRWQDAYNANLQAKTILDANGFGLNSNYKTMWFSEVNNPEAVMVTSYNTATGDQAKKNNGWDKSCRPSYLNGSGSNQPTWELVRSYPMKDGKMPGDATSAYPYYDSLYYKNRDPRFDATIAYNGCTWPLDGNANLRLWTYYETSTKSTESSASNTGFYCRKAVSEGTFTFGDPQYSGTDWMEIRYAEVLLNLAESAVGISKIATTEEGYQGIIKVRQRAGITAGSNGLYGLNSGLSRAQLFDAILFERKIEFAFEGKRFWDLYRWKRMSDLNGWYRNRLRIVLKTGTGIPTAAALKDPTSASFRDVQNLDNMMTNYFQTIRNNNHDASNSTTKLDTNPINFLSTYYFFPIPLAAITNDPNLQQNNNWGGSFDPLQ comes from the coding sequence ATGAAAAATTTAAAATTATATACAGCAGCAATTGGTTTGTTTGGCCTTGCCGCTTGCTCAAAAGTCCTTGATAAAACCAATCTTTCAAACCTGCAGCCAGACCTGGTGTTTAAAGATTCTACCCTGGTGCAATTAAACATGGACAACCTTTACGACAACAACCTGCCTTTGTGGGGTGGTCAAAATACCGGCAGTTCCCTGAGCGGTGTACAACCGCAGTTGTCGGAAGAAAGCTCGGGTTCCAGCAAGTTTATGGACGGCACAATGAGTTACGGAACCGATGAACCCAAAGATTACGGTACGTCACTCAACACCAACAACACGCAACCGTCTAACAACTGGGGAAAAATCAGGCAGGTAAACACGTTCATTAAATCAATTCAGGAAAGCCCATTGCCTGATTACACCCGCCGCAAATTCTTAGCGCAAGCTTTGTTCTTCCGTGCGTTTCGTTACTGGGATATAGTGAGAATCTACGGTGGTGTACCGCTCGTACTTACGCCGCTCGACGGCGTCGGGAATGATGCAAGAGATGCAGCTTTGTTGCCACGCAACAAAACATCGGAATGCTTCGCACAGATGGTTAAAGATCTTGATTACGCAATCGCCAATCTTCCTGGTAAATGGACCGGCAGTGATTGGGGAAAGATCACCAGCGGTGCAGCAGCCGCCTTTAAAGGACGCGTATTGCTCTATTGGGCGAGCCCAATGTTTAATCCTTCCGACATCGCTTCAAGATGGCAGGATGCTTACAACGCAAATTTGCAAGCAAAAACGATATTGGATGCAAATGGTTTTGGTCTGAACAGCAATTATAAAACCATGTGGTTTAGTGAAGTGAACAACCCGGAAGCAGTAATGGTTACAAGCTATAATACCGCCACCGGCGATCAGGCAAAGAAGAACAACGGTTGGGATAAATCCTGTCGGCCTTCCTACCTGAACGGTAGCGGATCAAACCAACCTACATGGGAACTGGTACGTTCTTATCCGATGAAAGACGGCAAGATGCCCGGTGATGCAACCAGCGCTTATCCTTACTACGATTCATTGTATTACAAAAACCGCGACCCTCGCTTTGATGCAACCATCGCTTACAACGGCTGCACATGGCCTCTTGATGGCAACGCAAACCTGCGGTTGTGGACGTATTACGAAACATCAACCAAGTCAACTGAATCCTCAGCGTCCAATACAGGCTTTTATTGCCGCAAAGCGGTTTCGGAAGGAACTTTTACGTTCGGTGATCCGCAATATAGCGGTACTGACTGGATGGAGATTCGCTATGCAGAAGTGCTGTTGAACCTTGCTGAAAGCGCCGTAGGCATTAGCAAAATTGCTACAACGGAGGAAGGCTATCAAGGCATCATTAAAGTAAGACAAAGAGCAGGCATCACGGCCGGTTCAAATGGTTTGTACGGCTTAAATTCAGGCCTCAGCCGCGCACAACTTTTCGATGCCATCTTGTTTGAACGCAAAATTGAATTTGCTTTTGAAGGCAAACGCTTTTGGGACTTGTATCGCTGGAAAAGAATGTCTGACTTGAACGGCTGGTACCGCAATCGCCTGCGCATTGTCTTGAAAACGGGTACAGGCATACCGACAGCAGCAGCTTTAAAAGACCCGACAAGTGCAAGCTTCCGCGACGTGCAGAACCTGGACAACATGATGACGAATTATTTCCAAACCATCAGGAATAATAACCACGACGCAAGTAATTCGACAACTAAGCTTGACACAAATCCGATCAACTTCTTGTCAACCTATTATTTTTTCCCCATTCCTTTAGCTGCCATTACCAACGATCCAAACTTGCAGCAGAACAACAATTGGGGCGGTTCATTCGATCCTTTACAATAA